The following nucleotide sequence is from Tenuifilum sp. 4138str.
GTTAAGGACTTTTTCAGCAATAAAATCGTAGAATAGTGATTGAATAAAAACTCTAAGATATTTTACATAACCTATTATTATTGAAGATATTATCAGCATTGAAACAACCATGCTAATAAAATAAGCATTCTGAATTAAATGATTTTGGTTAAGGGGTTTAGGTTCAATGGTGATGTTTGATTTAAATGAACTTGACTTAAAAACATTTGAACAAGAATCGGAAGTTAAAGGAAAATTATCGTGGATAGTATAAAGCTTTACGGAATCGCACTTCTGGGTTAAATCCAAAAAGTTGTTGTATAAATTATTAGTATTCTGGCTCGATGGAAAGGCTGACATAAATACAGAATATTTTTGCAAAACTACCTATATTTTTTTAAAGAACGACACGATATTGCTGGCAGTTTTTGCCCCAACCTCTTCCGAAAGCTCTTCAAGGGATGCCTTTTTTATATTTTCTAATGACTTAAAGCGTGTGTAAAGCTTTATAACGCTTTTCTTTCCTACACCAGGAACTGATTCCAGTATCGATGCTTCGTTCTTTTTTTCTCTTTTCTTTCTGTGAAATGTTATTCCAAACCTATGCGCTTCATCGCGAATATTCTGAATAAGCTTAAGGGACATTGAACGTTTATCGAGGTACAAGGGAGTCGAGTCGCCGGGTCGGTAAATTTCTTCAAGTCGCTTTGCTATACCAATTATGGGAATATGCTCGATATGCAAATCTTTAAGGGTTTCATAGGCAGAACTTAGCTGTCCCTTACCACCATCAATGACAATTAAATTTGGCAAATTTTTATTCTCTTCAATTAATCTTTTATACCTACGGTAAACAACCTCGCGCATTGAAGCAAAATCATCAGGGCCTGTAACTGTTTTTACATTAAAATGCCTATACTCACTTTTAGCGGGTTTTCCATTCTTAAACACAACACAAGCCGAAACCGGATTAGTACCTTGCAGGTTCGAATTATCGAAACATTCAATAACTATTGGAAGTTCCGGCAGTTGTAAATCCTTCTTTAGCTGCTCTAAGTATTTTAGGGCACGGGTTTGAGGGTTTGCCCGTTCTTCATTCTTTATTAGTTCTTTAATGTATGCTTCAGCATTACGCAAGCTAAGTTTCAAAAGCTTAAGCTTTTCTCCCTGTCTTGGAATGTGATACTTTATATTGGACAGCTGGTATGCAGGGTTAATATTTACAAGAAAAGTAGTAGATTTTAGGTTAAGCCTCTCCTTAATCTCTAGAATTGCCTGTGAAAAGATATCGTCAATAGGCTCATCAACAATATTTTTGATTTGTAAATTATACGATTGAACTACCACGCCACTGTTTACCTTTAAGTAGTTAACAACAGCAAAACCTTCGCTCTCGTGAATTGTAAAAATATCAGCAGTGTTTATTCCCTTTGATATAACAGAACTTTTGGCCTGGAAATTTTGTAACAGTCTAAGCCGTTCCTTAAGCAATGCAGCCTGCTCAAATTTTAACTCCTGAGCGGCCTTGGTCATTTCGGCTGTAATTAGGCGGAGCACCTCGTTAAGGTCACCTTCAAGAATTTTTTTTATAGCATTAACGTTGCTTAAATAATCATTTTCCTTTTGATTTCCGATACAAGGCGCTAAACAATTTCCAATCTGATACTCTAAGCAAGCTTTAAATTTACCAGAGGCAATATTACTTTGAGTTAAGTTTAGCTCACAGGTACGAATGGGAAAAAGCTGCCTAATTAAATCAAGCAATGCTTTAAGTAAACGACCCGATGTATAAGGTCCATAATATATTGATCCATCGTTCTCGTATCGACGCGTGGTTGTTACACGTGGAAAAGGCTCGTTTTTAATTACTATCCATGGGTAGGTTTTATCGTCGCGCAAAAGAATGTTATACTTGGGCTGATGTTTTTTAATAAGTATATTCTCGAGTATGAGCGCATCGGATTCCGAGTTTACTACAATATACTTTAAATCGGCCACCCTTGAAACCAACGCCCTTACCTTTGCTGAGTCGTACTGGGAGCGGTTAAAATATGACGATACTCGCTTTCGAAGGTTTTTGGCCTTGCCAATATAAATTATTTT
It contains:
- the uvrC gene encoding excinuclease ABC subunit UvrC; protein product: MENLSSISFLSSLPDLPGVYQFFDSTGKIIYIGKAKNLRKRVSSYFNRSQYDSAKVRALVSRVADLKYIVVNSESDALILENILIKKHQPKYNILLRDDKTYPWIVIKNEPFPRVTTTRRYENDGSIYYGPYTSGRLLKALLDLIRQLFPIRTCELNLTQSNIASGKFKACLEYQIGNCLAPCIGNQKENDYLSNVNAIKKILEGDLNEVLRLITAEMTKAAQELKFEQAALLKERLRLLQNFQAKSSVISKGINTADIFTIHESEGFAVVNYLKVNSGVVVQSYNLQIKNIVDEPIDDIFSQAILEIKERLNLKSTTFLVNINPAYQLSNIKYHIPRQGEKLKLLKLSLRNAEAYIKELIKNEERANPQTRALKYLEQLKKDLQLPELPIVIECFDNSNLQGTNPVSACVVFKNGKPAKSEYRHFNVKTVTGPDDFASMREVVYRRYKRLIEENKNLPNLIVIDGGKGQLSSAYETLKDLHIEHIPIIGIAKRLEEIYRPGDSTPLYLDKRSMSLKLIQNIRDEAHRFGITFHRKKREKKNEASILESVPGVGKKSVIKLYTRFKSLENIKKASLEELSEEVGAKTASNIVSFFKKI